One Streptomyces sp. V4I8 genomic window carries:
- a CDS encoding DUF4287 domain-containing protein, translating into MSHVLSEETHRNMLARIPHCTGREVSDWLRTVEEGPALVRFEEKVSWLRHEYDLAYGHAKAIVHEYDLRRAARKFL; encoded by the coding sequence ATGTCCCACGTCCTCTCCGAGGAGACCCACCGCAACATGCTCGCCCGCATCCCCCACTGCACCGGTCGTGAAGTCTCCGACTGGCTCCGCACCGTAGAAGAAGGACCGGCCCTCGTTCGCTTCGAGGAGAAGGTCAGCTGGCTACGCCACGAATACGACCTCGCGTACGGCCACGCGAAGGCGATCGTCCACGAGTACGACCTGAGGAGGGCGGCGCGCAAGTTCCTCTAG
- a CDS encoding Bax inhibitor-1/YccA family protein, with protein MRSSNPVFSRRGFSRDNGYAGFNTAPQAGGAAVGTQGNPYAQPQAGNPYAQNPYAQQDLQYGAPPQAPATTGRMTMDDVILRTGTTLGTLVVTAALAWALLPVDDANISRSYGIAIAAGLVGMVLALVQSFKRKASPALILSYAALEGVFLGVVSSVVDNRIASGAAMQAVLGTMAVFTAVLVAYKAGWIRVNRRFVGFVMAAALGFVLLMAVNLLFAVFGGGDGLGFRSGPLGIVFGIVGILLGACFLALDFKQVEDGLAYGAPREEAWLAAFGLTMTLVWIYMEFLRLISILNND; from the coding sequence ATGAGGAGCAGCAACCCGGTCTTCTCGCGACGGGGGTTCAGCCGCGACAACGGCTACGCGGGCTTCAACACCGCGCCGCAGGCCGGGGGCGCCGCTGTCGGCACGCAGGGCAACCCGTATGCCCAGCCGCAGGCCGGCAACCCGTACGCGCAGAACCCTTACGCCCAGCAGGACCTTCAGTACGGCGCACCGCCGCAGGCCCCGGCCACCACCGGCCGGATGACGATGGACGACGTCATCCTGCGCACGGGCACCACGCTCGGCACCCTGGTCGTCACGGCCGCGCTCGCCTGGGCGCTGCTGCCGGTCGACGACGCGAACATCAGTCGGTCCTACGGCATCGCCATCGCCGCCGGTCTGGTCGGCATGGTGCTGGCGCTCGTCCAGTCCTTCAAGCGCAAGGCCTCGCCCGCGCTGATCCTGTCGTACGCCGCGCTCGAGGGTGTCTTCCTCGGCGTCGTCTCCAGCGTCGTCGACAACCGCATCGCCAGCGGTGCGGCCATGCAGGCGGTGCTCGGCACGATGGCGGTCTTCACCGCGGTGCTGGTGGCGTACAAGGCGGGCTGGATCCGCGTCAACCGACGCTTCGTCGGCTTCGTGATGGCGGCCGCGCTCGGCTTCGTCCTGCTGATGGCGGTCAACCTGCTGTTCGCGGTCTTCGGCGGCGGTGACGGCCTCGGCTTCCGCAGCGGCCCGCTCGGCATCGTCTTCGGCATCGTCGGCATCCTGCTCGGCGCCTGCTTCCTCGCCCTGGACTTCAAGCAGGTCGAGGACGGTCTCGCCTACGGCGCGCCGCGCGAGGAGGCCTGGCTCGCGGCCTTCGGCCTCACCATGACGCTGGTGTGGATCTACATGGAGTTCCTGAGGCTCATCTCGATCCTCAACAACGACTAG